AATTCTGTAACTATCAATAGACCACTTACTCTTTTTGAGTGCTTGGCTCAAATCAGCATCAATGGCAAAACGGCTTACTAAAGAGTTTCCGCATTTTATATTGATGTCAATATTTGGCAATGTTTCTAATTCCCATAGCCCACGGTTTAAACCGTGGGCTATGTCGGTTTTGTAATAAGCGTTTTTCAATAACTCAATCCACAAACGCAAACGACAAATTTTTACGGAGTTTGGATTGATGTCCACACCGAAAAGGCAATTTTCAATTATAGTTTGCTTTTCGTGAAAAAGGGTTTCTTGTATTCGCTGACTTTCTTTATTTGTAGGGTTGTAGTCGAAAAGTTCACCTTCTTCGTCTGTTACAATTAGCTCATCATTTACAACTTCAACTTGATATTCTTTCAGGCGTTTTCCGTCACGGTCTTGCAGAATTTTCAAGTCGTTTTTAACGGCAATCATTTCATTAAGTGCCGAAACTAAAAAGTGCCCTGAACCAACGGCAGGGTCGCAAATCTTGATGCTGTTTACTATTTTGTTGGCTTCCTTTCGGTCTTCAATTTTATCGTAGAGTTCTTCAATGTCTTTGCAATTCCATTTTTTTGTTTCGTTGAATTTTTGAACCACCGCTTTGCGGATAGTTTCACAGCACATATACATTGTAATGAAACCTGGCGTAAAGAATGAACCGTCTTTGTAGCCGTTTATTTTCTCGAAGATTAAACCAAGAACAGAAGCGTTAATGAGTGATTTATTATCTTCTTGTATTTCTTCCGAACCTTCACTTGTAAAGTCGTAAGCGTTTAAGAAGTCAAATAAATATTCTAAGGTTGTTAAATTTCCTGTTCGTTTTTTGCCTTGGTCGTTTTTGAGAACGGTTGATGAAATAACAGGAATCTTTTTATCATCTTTTAAATTGCTGATGAATAAAGTTACTTGTTCAATTTCTGTCGGCTCAAATAGCGAACTGTTTAAGTAAGGAACTTTTTCAAATGTCTTTTTTACATCTTGGTTTCTGTCGTCATATTTACGAGCCAAGACCTGAAAAAACAAGCTGTTTAGGTCGTCATAGTTTTTGATTTTGTCCAAACTTAAAAACGAATACGATTTGTCGCCCTTGTGATAAGTGATTAACTGAGCCTCTAATAATTTGAGAAATAAAATTCTGTTTATCCAAGTAATGCTTAATTCAAGTCCTACATTGAATAAGCGTTCTTGTTGAGTATTTCCAAATTGGCTTGGTCTGTCTAATCGGTTTATTTTGTCTAAACTGTCAAGCTGAATGATTGCATCTTCGAGAATGCTTCCTGAATTTCTTTCGCCTTCTTTATTTCTTTCAATTAGTTTTTTGCTTCCTTCTTTGGTTTCTGTCAAACCAATGATGTGTAATAACTCGCTGTAAAACCTTTTGTCAAGGCTGTTGCTGTCGTTGGTAAAAGGAAGTTTTAAAAGATGCTCCGCTGAAAGAAGTTTGAATAACGCAATGAGTTTGTTGTCGTCTGCCTTGTCAGAGTTGCGAAGTGGTTTTTGATATTCTTGTAAATCGAAGTATGTAAATTCAATTTCTGTTTTGATGTCGGCAATGAAAGGTTCTGCAATTTGTTTGTAGAAAAAATCGGTTTTGGTGTCTGCCAAACGCCCACCTTCAAAGTCATTGAATTGTTTTACAAGGTTTTTGTTTTGAGCAAAGAGCCTGTCGAATAAAGTAGCATCAAAAATGAACCATTCGTTTATGTTGGTAGCCACCAAGTATTTTACTTCAAGGTTTTTATCTGTTATTCTTTCTCGCAAGTAGTAAAGCACTAATTCCTGAAACGCTTTAGCGTTCAGTTTTTTAGTGGTTATCATTTCAGATTTGTTTGTCGGCTTTTTTGCTTCAATGATTACCCCGACAGAACTACTTGCGTTATTTCCATTATGAATAACAAGGTCGTTTCGACCTTTGGTATTTATAAAATGGTTTGGGTCATAATAAGTTTTCTTTAAAAAGTCAATGACAAGGTTTTTATGAAACTCTTCGCTTTCGGTGTCATTTGTCCTGTCGAGTAACTGGATAAGATTGGTTTTGAAACCTTCAATTTCAGACCTATTAGGCTTGACTTTTAAAAAGGCTTTGTTTAGAGCCTTTCTTGGTTTCAATTCAATAATTTCCATTTACTCTTTTTTATAAGTATGTTTTAAATTGCTTATATACTTTTTAATGTCTGAAAAGTTTGTCAGTGTATTGGCAAAATTTATCTATGTAGATTTTGTGTAGGAGTCAGTTTCAAGTTAAGTAAAGTTATTAGATTAATCAATCCTAATCATTAAGCCAAGCTAATAATTTATTGCATTATTATTTGTAAAGACTTTTAAAAAAAATTTTAATCAATAAATCAATTCAAAAAAATCATATATCACACTTAACTAATTACTTAATAACCCCCAATTCAACACCAACTTTAGTAAATGCATCAATAGCTCTATCTAATTGATCTTTAGTATGAGCAGCACTAATTTGTACTCTAATTCTAGCACCACCTTTAGGGACAACAGGAAAGAAAAAACCAATAACATAAATACCTAAGGCTAAAAGTTTTTCTGCAAACAATTGAGCTAACTTAGCATCATATAGCATTATAGGAACTATAGGGTGAACTCCAGGCTTTATGTCAAGTCCTGCATTCATCATTTTCTCACGAAAATATTTTGTATTCGCTTCTAATTTATCTCTAAGTTCAGTTGAATCTGAAATTAAATCTAGTACTGCAATACTAGCACCAACAACCATAGGAGGTAAAGTATTTGAGAACAAATATGGTCTTGAACGTTGCCTTAGCATATCAATAATTTCTTTTCTAGCAGAAGTATAACCACCAATTGCACCACCAAGTGCTTTTCCTAAAGTTCCAGTAATAATATCAACTCTACCTAATGCATTACAATGTTCAGTAGCCCCTCTTCCTGTCTTACCCATAAAACCAGCAGCATGACATTCATCAACCATAACTAATGCGTTATATTTATCTGCTAAATCACATATTTGATCAATTGGAGCAATAACACCATCCATTGAAAATACTCCATCAGTTACAATAAGTTTTTGAACGCAACCATCATTATCTGCCTGAATTAATTGAGTTTCTAAATCAGATATATTAGCATTTTCATATCTATATCTTTTTGCTTTACAAAGCCTAACGCCATCAATAATTGATGCATGATTTAAAGCATCTGAAATAATTGCATCATTATCACTTAGAAGTGGTTCAAAAACACCACCATTGGCATCAAAACAAGCAGCATAGAGTATTGTGTCATCCAATCCATGGAACTTAGAGATTTTAGATTCTAACTCTTTATGAATATCTTGAGTACCACAAATAAATCTTACTGATGACATTCCATAACCGTGTGTATTTAACGCCTTAACAGCAGCTGAAATTACATTTGGGTGAGAAGATAAACCAAGATAATTGTTTGCACAAAAGTTTAATAATGTAGTGTTACTTCCAGAAATAGTAATTTCAGGGCTTTGTTTTGAAGTTATTACTCTTTCGTTTTTATATAAGCCAGCAGATTTAATTGAATCCAATTCAGTTTTTAAAAAAGGCTTTAATTTATTATACATAGAATTTAATTTATTACTAAATATTTTACTTTTATTTATAGTTAATTAGTTTAAAATTTACTTACTTAACTCAATATTACACATCCAAGCCCAACTTTTTAAAGGGGGTATTATTGTCATTAAAACTTTGTCAATTAATTCAGTTAAAAAATATAATGGTTTAAAAAGAAAAGTATTTCTAAATGGTACAGTAGCTAAAGATAAAATATGAAAATACTTTACATCAACTTTCTTAAAATATTTTTTTGCAAATTCAATGTCTTTAATCAACAAAGGATGTTCATCTTCAGTTCTCATTTCTGGTGTTCTATTTCTGTACCAGTTAATTATTGGGTTGTGTCCTAAAGGTTCAGAGAAAACCGCCTTCCCATTTTTTTTAAGAACCCTTTTAATTTCTGAAAAACTTTTTTCTAAATTTAGATGGTGAATAATTCCAGTACCACAAATCAAATCAAAAGTTTCATCAGGGAATTTTAAATCTTCAGCATTCATTACTAAAAATTCAGTTTGGTTATTCAAGCCTTGTTTATCTGCAATTTCTTTTGCAACTTCAATTGCTATAGGAGAAATATCAATTCCAGTTACATCAGCACCTTCTTTGGCAAGTCCAAAACCATAAGAGCCTGTTCCACAGCCATATTCAAGGCATTTTTTACCTTTAATATTTTCATTGATTAATTTTGAATAATAGTCCCTCGAGTTTGTTACAATAGAATAAAATTTATCTGCTTTTTGCCTTAAATCTGTTGTAAAAGAAACATCATGAAACCGTGCTTCATTTTCTAATCTTCTTTGAATTTCTAAATTATTTTCATTCATTTATTCTTGAATTACTTTAAATTATTTTCATTTTTAGTTGTACAATTATCAAAGTTATTTTCTGATAATTTCTCTAATAATTCTGGTATCAAAACAAAAAGTTCTGGAATTTTATCAATGTTAGTTTTAATTGCTCCTAATATATTTTCTTGTCTTGAAATTCTTGTTAACTCAATATCTTTTTGAATCATATCAATAAATTCATCAAATTCATTTTTATAGACTTCATATAAATATGTTTTTGATAAAATTAGAAGTGAATAAATCAAATCCTTTGGATCTGGATTTGAATTGTTTTTATGAAAAATAAAAGTATTATCATTAAATATTAATATTGAATATTTTATTTCATCAATTGTTATTATTTCTTTAACAGTTTTACCTATTAGAGAATCTAATGATTGAACAAGACCTTTAAAATTTTTTGCAAATAAAACTTTTTCAGCATTTATTTTATGTTTTTCTTCGATTAACCCCATAGATTTAAAAAAAAAAGCCTTGATGTAAAATCAAAGCTGAATTAAATTAGGGCGAGTAGTGGGTCTTGAACCCACGGCCTTCTGTGCCACAAACAGACGCTCTAACCAACTGAGCTATACCCGCCATAAATTATTATGCAAAGATAAAAAAATTATACCAACTATTTTAAACAAAAATTCCAATTATTGGATAAATACAAATTTCAAAAGATAAAATTAATATTGATCAAAATTTTTCTTACATTTTTTTAATTTTTATCACCTCTTAAATTTCTAATTTTCTGTCTCGATTTATTAATTAAAGTAGATTTCGGAAATTCAGTTAGAATTTGCATATAATTTGAAATTGCTTCATTTTTGTTGTTAAATTTTTCTTCATAAATTTCTCCACTTTTAAAATATATTAGATCTAGATTTTGAGAATTTGGAAACTCTATTTTAATAAATTTTAGAATAAATAATGCAGAATCAATTTGATTTAATTCTAAAAATATATCTGATTTTTTTATTAATGCATCTACACCAATATTTTCTTTTTTTGATAGATTAAAACATAATTGGTATTCTGACAATGCATCAATATACTTATTTTGTATATAATAAAAATCCCCTTTAGAAAAATGTTTTAATGCTTCTGGAATTTGATTTAAGTTATCTTGAATTAAATATAATTTTTCAATTGCATCGTTTGTTATATCCAACTTTGGGTTGTTAGAAATTTCTGTGAATCCTGCTAGAGCTTCATCAAACCTGCATTGATAATATAGCAGCATATTAATTTTTAATGTTGCTTCTTCCTTATATTTAGTTGCATAATTTAATCCACTACTTTTTTCGGAAATAACTTTATTATAATAAATTGCAGCTTTTGATGTATCTCCTAGTATTAAATATACATCACCTAATTTTAAATTTGCCTCAAAGATTGATTTGCTTTTTGGATATTCATCTAAAACAATCTGCAAATTATTTATTGCCAGATTATAATTTTTTAAAACTTTAGAAGTAATATCAGATAACTTAACTAATGATTCACCAGCAACAAAAGAACCTTTGTTGTCAGAAACAATTTGTTTGTATCTATCTATCAAATCATTAGCATCTTTCAATGAAATTATTTTACAACTTTTATATTTTTTCTCAAGAGAATTTACATAACCATAAATTGATGATTGATTTAATGGATTATTTTTTTCATAGTTATCTATAATATATTTGTAAGTTCTTAACGATTCATCATATTTTGATTCTTGATACATTTTATTAGCATAAGAATAAATTTTAGAGCCATTGGAATTTGTTGCTTTGTCATTTCTAACCACATAAGTGAAAGCATTCTCGAAGTCTTGTATTTCAGAATACAACCAAATTATAATTTGAGTTAATTCGTTAATTGCAACTTGGCCTTCAATTTTGTTTTTTAATATTGAAATGCAGGTTTTATTAAATGTATCAGATTCAGTAAAAAATGATAACTGATTAATTACATAATTAACTTGATTTGGATTTTCAGTTACATAGTCTATAAAAGATAAAATTGATTCTTCATTTTTAGAAATCTTTGCATAATATTTGCCTAGAACATCAGAAAATTCAGAATTCGAAACAAAGTACTTTTTACCTTGAATAATTGTATTAATAGCATTTTGGTAAAGAGTTAATCCTGCTTGAGCTTCTGCTACTGCTAAGTAATTACCGGACTTTTGTGGGTTTTGTTTTATTGCAATATCGAAGTAGAAATTTGAAG
Above is a window of Chlorobiota bacterium DNA encoding:
- a CDS encoding class I SAM-dependent DNA methyltransferase, yielding MEIIELKPRKALNKAFLKVKPNRSEIEGFKTNLIQLLDRTNDTESEEFHKNLVIDFLKKTYYDPNHFINTKGRNDLVIHNGNNASSSVGVIIEAKKPTNKSEMITTKKLNAKAFQELVLYYLRERITDKNLEVKYLVATNINEWFIFDATLFDRLFAQNKNLVKQFNDFEGGRLADTKTDFFYKQIAEPFIADIKTEIEFTYFDLQEYQKPLRNSDKADDNKLIALFKLLSAEHLLKLPFTNDSNSLDKRFYSELLHIIGLTETKEGSKKLIERNKEGERNSGSILEDAIIQLDSLDKINRLDRPSQFGNTQQERLFNVGLELSITWINRILFLKLLEAQLITYHKGDKSYSFLSLDKIKNYDDLNSLFFQVLARKYDDRNQDVKKTFEKVPYLNSSLFEPTEIEQVTLFISNLKDDKKIPVISSTVLKNDQGKKRTGNLTTLEYLFDFLNAYDFTSEGSEEIQEDNKSLINASVLGLIFEKINGYKDGSFFTPGFITMYMCCETIRKAVVQKFNETKKWNCKDIEELYDKIEDRKEANKIVNSIKICDPAVGSGHFLVSALNEMIAVKNDLKILQDRDGKRLKEYQVEVVNDELIVTDEEGELFDYNPTNKESQRIQETLFHEKQTIIENCLFGVDINPNSVKICRLRLWIELLKNAYYKTDIAHGLNRGLWELETLPNIDINIKCGNSLVSRFAIDADLSQALKKSKWSIDSYRIAVDTYRNAESKEQKREMEKLITDIKSDFRSEISLNDPKVKKLQKLTGDLFQLINQVQIFEMSKKEKADWNKKVSQLTEETQKLETEIEEIKANKIFENAFEWRFEFPEVLNDEGDFVGFDVVIGNPPYGALFSEKTKVS
- the kbl gene encoding glycine C-acetyltransferase, encoding MYNKLKPFLKTELDSIKSAGLYKNERVITSKQSPEITISGSNTTLLNFCANNYLGLSSHPNVISAAVKALNTHGYGMSSVRFICGTQDIHKELESKISKFHGLDDTILYAACFDANGGVFEPLLSDNDAIISDALNHASIIDGVRLCKAKRYRYENANISDLETQLIQADNDGCVQKLIVTDGVFSMDGVIAPIDQICDLADKYNALVMVDECHAAGFMGKTGRGATEHCNALGRVDIITGTLGKALGGAIGGYTSARKEIIDMLRQRSRPYLFSNTLPPMVVGASIAVLDLISDSTELRDKLEANTKYFREKMMNAGLDIKPGVHPIVPIMLYDAKLAQLFAEKLLALGIYVIGFFFPVVPKGGARIRVQISAAHTKDQLDRAIDAFTKVGVELGVIK
- a CDS encoding class I SAM-dependent methyltransferase, translated to MNENNLEIQRRLENEARFHDVSFTTDLRQKADKFYSIVTNSRDYYSKLINENIKGKKCLEYGCGTGSYGFGLAKEGADVTGIDISPIAIEVAKEIADKQGLNNQTEFLVMNAEDLKFPDETFDLICGTGIIHHLNLEKSFSEIKRVLKKNGKAVFSEPLGHNPIINWYRNRTPEMRTEDEHPLLIKDIEFAKKYFKKVDVKYFHILSLATVPFRNTFLFKPLYFLTELIDKVLMTIIPPLKSWAWMCNIELSK
- a CDS encoding tetratricopeptide repeat protein, translated to MKKLSLVIFICMYPILVFSQPELDNSRYKLANSYENLGDTKNAARIYKELYDLDKNSDELYEDIYRTFSQNNSLADLLTITRERFFLKPNNFLLTLRFADILYRNNLKDSSNFYFDIAIKQNPQKSGNYLAVAEAQAGLTLYQNAINTIIQGKKYFVSNSEFSDVLGKYYAKISKNEESILSFIDYVTENPNQVNYVINQLSFFTESDTFNKTCISILKNKIEGQVAINELTQIIIWLYSEIQDFENAFTYVVRNDKATNSNGSKIYSYANKMYQESKYDESLRTYKYIIDNYEKNNPLNQSSIYGYVNSLEKKYKSCKIISLKDANDLIDRYKQIVSDNKGSFVAGESLVKLSDITSKVLKNYNLAINNLQIVLDEYPKSKSIFEANLKLGDVYLILGDTSKAAIYYNKVISEKSSGLNYATKYKEEATLKINMLLYYQCRFDEALAGFTEISNNPKLDITNDAIEKLYLIQDNLNQIPEALKHFSKGDFYYIQNKYIDALSEYQLCFNLSKKENIGVDALIKKSDIFLELNQIDSALFILKFIKIEFPNSQNLDLIYFKSGEIYEEKFNNKNEAISNYMQILTEFPKSTLINKSRQKIRNLRGDKN